The Amycolatopsis umgeniensis DNA segment GCTGGTTGCGCAGCCGGATGTTCGCGAAGGTGCCGCGAATCATGACCTCGTGGTTACCGCGACGCGAGCCGTAGGAGTTGAAGTCCTTCTTCTCCACGCCGTGCTCGGTCAGGTACTGCGCGGCCGGGGTGCCCGGCTTGATCGCGCCGGCGGGGGAGATGTGGTCGGTGGTGACCGAGTCGCCCAGCTTCGCCAGCACGCGCGCGCCGGAGATGTCGGTGACCGCCGACGGCTCCGCCTTCATGCCGTCGAAGTACGGGGGCTTCCGGACGTAGGTGGACTCCGCGTCCCAGTCGAAGGTCTTGCCCTCGGGGGTCGGCAGCGACTTCCACCGCTCGCCACCGTCGAAGACGTCGGCGTAGTCCTTGGTGAACATCTCCTGCGTGATCGCGTAGTCGATGGTCTCCTGGATCTCCTTGGCCGATGGCCAGATGTCCTTCAGGAAGACGTCGTTGCCTTCGGTGTCCTGGCCGAGCGGCTGGTTCTCGAAGTCGAAGTCCATCGTGCCGGCGAGCGCGTACGCGATGACCAGCGGCGGCGACGCGAGGTAGTTCATCTTCACGTCGGGGTTGATCCGGCCTTCGAAGTTCCGGTTGCCCGAGAGCACCGAAACCGCGGTGAGGTCGTTCTCCTGGATCGCCGCGGAGATCTCGTCCGACAGCGGGCCCGAGTTGCCGATGCAGGTGGTGCAGCCGTAGCCGACCAGGTGGTAGCCCAGCTTCTCCAGGTACGGCCAGAGACCAGCCTTGTTGTAGTAGTCGGTGACGACCTGCGAACCCGGCGCCATCGAGGTCTTGACCCACGGCTTGACCGCGAGGCCCTTGTCGACCGCGTTCCGTGCGAGCAGCGCCGCGCCGAGCATGACCGACGGGTTGGAGGTGTTGGTGCACGAGGTGATCGAGGCGATCACCACGGCGCCGTGGTCGAGGATGAACTCGCCGCGGTCGGACGTGCTGACCTTGACCGGGTTGGTCGGGCGGCCGCTGTGGCCGTTCGCCGCCGACTGGACCTCGACGGCGTCCTCGTCCTTGAAGGAGAGGGCGGCGGGGTCGCTGGCCGGGAAGGTCTCCTCGACGCTCTCGTCGACGTTGGTGTGCGGGACCTGCTCGCCGCCGACGTAGTCGTGGATCGACTTGCGGAACGAGTTCTTCGCGTCGGTCAGCTCGATGCGGTCCTGCGGGCGCTTCGGGCCGGCGATCGACGGGACGACCGTCGAGAGGTCCAGCTCGATGTACTCGGAGTACTCCGGCTCGTGCGACGCGTCGTGCCAGAGGCCCTGCTCCTTGGCGTAGGCCTCGACGAGCGCGACCTGCTCCTCGGACCGGCCGGTGAGCTTGAGGTAGCGGACGGTCTCCTCGTCGATCGGGAAGATCGCCGCGGTGGAACCGAATTCCGGGCTCATGTTGCCGATGGTGGCGCGGTTGGCCAGTGGCACCGCGCCGACGCTCTCGCCGTAGAACTCGACGAACTTGCTGACCACACCGTGCTTGCGCAGCATCTCGGTGATGGTGAGCACGACGTCGGTGGCGGTGACGCCGGTCGGGATCTCGCCGGTGAGCTTGAAGCCCACGACGCGCGGGATGAGCATGGAGACCGGCTGGCCGAGCATGGCGGCCTCGGCCTCGATGCCGCCGACGCCCCAGCCCAGCACGCCGAGGCCGTTGACCATGGTGGTGTGCGAGTCGGTGCCGACACAGGAGTCGGGGTACGCCTGGCCGTTGCGGGACATCACCGTGCGCGCGAGGTGCTCGATGTTGACCTGGTGCACGATGCCGGTGCCCGGCGGGACGACCTTGAACTCGTCGAAGGCGCCCTGGCCCCAGCGGAGGAACTGGTAGCGCTCGCGGTTGCGCTCGTACTCGATCTCGACGTTGCGCTCGAAGGCGTCGGCGCGGCCGAAGACGTCGATGATGACCGAGTGGTCGATGACCAGCTCGGCGGGCGCGAGCGGGTTGACCTTGTCCGGGTCGCCGCCGAGGTCGGTGACGGCCTCGCGCATGGTGGCGAGGTCGACGACGCAGGGCACGCCGGTGAAGTCCTGCATGATCACGCGGGCGGGCGTGAACTGGATCTCGATCGACGGATCGGCTTTGGCGTCCCAGTTGCCGAGCGCGCGGATGTGGTCGGCGGTGATGTTCGCGCCGTCCTCGGTCCGCAGCAGGTTCTCGAGCAGGATCTTCAGGCTGTAGGGAAGGCGCTCAGAGCCCTCGACCTTGTTCAGGCGGAACACCTCGTAGGAGGCGTCGCCCACCTTCAGCGTGTCTTTGGCGCCGAAGCTGTCCTTGCTGGCGGGTGCAGTCACTTCTAACTCCAGTGGCGGGTCAGTTCGGTGTGTTCTCCAGGTCGTTCGGGTCGACCAGGAGCGAGTGTTGCGCACCCCCACCGTAAGTCCGGACCCGGGATGGCACACCTCGTTCGTCCCCACAAACAGTACGCCTGTACTTTTTGGGAGGCAACCCGACACGCGGGTAGGGAACGTCTCACCGACCTGCGGCCATTCGAGTGACGAAACGTTCGTCTGTTCGTCCCCCGTTGAGGGGAAATGGTGCCTACGGTGTGTAAGTTCCTGGTGGTGCTTCTGGTATTGCTGTGACAGCAGTGGCACAGTGAGCTCGTCGTTCAAGATCAGGAGGTGGGCGGATCGTGCGTGGTGAAACCGGGTCCCGGACCAGTGCCCGCCGTGGCGTGACCATCGGCGCGCTCGGCGTCGCCCTGTTGCTCGGGGTGACGGGTACCGCCATCGCGGTACCGCCGCCCCCGCCGAATCCCAGCGATTCCGAGATCAACTCCAGCAAGGCCGACGCCAACGCCAAGGCGGGCGATGTCGGCAGGCTCACCAATCAGCTGGCCCAGGCCGAGTCGAAGCTCTCTCAGCTCAACGACGAGGTCGAGCTGAAGATGGAAGAGGCCAACAAGGCCCGGGTCGACGCGGAGACGGCCCAGGACGAAGCGGCCCAGGCCGATCGTGAGGCACAGTCCGCGCGCACGGAGTCCGACGCTGCGCAGGCCACCATCGACAAGGCGCGCGCGGACCTCGACAAGTTCGCCGCCGCCAGCTTCCAGCAGGGCAGCACGGTCGGCTCGGTGTCGGCGTACCTGACCGCCGACAGCCCCAAGGAACTCCTCGGCCGCGCCCAGATGCTCGACGCGGTGGGCGGCAGCAGGCTCAACGCGCTCGACACGATGAAGCGCGCGCAGACGGAGAAGTCCAACAAGGACGCGACGGCGCGCAAGAAGCTGGAAATCGCGCAGGAGCGCAAGCGCGCGGCCGAGGCGGCCAAGCACGAGGCCGACAACGCGCAGAGCGCCGCTCAGCACGCGCAGGACACCCAGGCCACGCAGAACGGCTTGCTGGAAGCCGACAAGACCAACGTCGAGAAGCAGCTCTTCGAAGCGCAGCAGAAGGTCAGCGGCCTCCAGGGGCAGCGGCAACGTTACGAGGACTGGAAGGCGCAGAAGGCCCGCGAGGACGAAGAGCGCGCTCGTCAGGCCGCTCTCGCCGCGTCGAGGCCCAGTCAGGGCGGTGGCGGACGTCCGTCGAGCAGGCCCGTCCAGTCGGCTCCGGCCGGGTCGAGTGTCGAGGCCGTCGTCCAGCGCGCGTTGTCGCAGCTGGGACTCCCGTATGCGTGGGGCGGTGGCAACGGCTCCGGCCCGACGCGCGGTATCCGCGACGGCGGCACGGCGGATCGCTACGGCGACTACATGAAGATCGGTTTCGACTGCTCGGGGCTGATGATCTACGCGTTCGCCGGGGTGCGGTCGCTCCCGCACTACAGCGGCTATCAGTACAACGCCGGGCGGAAGGTGCCGCTTTCGCAGATGCGCCGCGGCGACATGCTCTTCTGGGGCGGCAGCGCGCGGGGAATCCACCACGTCGCGATGTACCTCGGGAACGGGCAGATGGTCGAGGCGCCGCAGTCGGGTCTGCGGGTCCGGATCGCGCCGGTGCGCTACGGCGGCATCATGCCGTACGCGACCCGTTTGATCGGCTAGGCGTGGCCTACGCCGGGATCGTCTTGGCGGGCGGTGCCGCGCGCCGTCTGTCCGGTGTGGACAAACCCGCGCTGCCCGTCGGCGGGAAACCGTTGCTGGCGAGGGCTCTGACGGCGCTCGCGGGCGCGGATCAGGTGATCGTCGTCGGCCCGGAACGGCCGGGATTCGGCGACGTCGTCTGGACGAGGGAAGCCGAGCCGGGCGCCGGTCCGGTGGCCGCGCTGGCGGCGGGGCTCGCGCTGGTGGACACGGAGATCGTCGTCCTGCTGGCCGGCGACCTCGCAGGCGTACGGCCGTCCACAGTGGAGCGTTTGGTGGCTTCGCTGGGTGCTGCTTCCGGCGCCGTGCTGGTCGACGCCTCGGGCGAGCGACAGTGGCTGCTCGGCGCCTGGTGGGTCGCGGCGCTGCGGGGCGCTTTGCCGGAGACGGTGGAGAACGCGTCGCTGCGGCGGACGTTGGGCGGCCTGGAGATCGTCGAGGTGCCCGAGGAACCGGGGGAGAGCGCCGACATCGACACCCCGGAGGATCTGGACCGGTTTTCCTAGCGCTGTCCGGCCCATTTCGGCAGGTCGCGGGCGACCTCGTCGGGGGAGGGCATCCGCGCGATCTCGTCGGCGATCGCGCGGGCCGCGTCACGGTGGTCGCTGTGTCGCAGCAGGGTCCGGGCGTGCTCGGTGATGGCGTCCGTGCTCAGTTCGCCGGGGAGGAGGCTCAGCGCGGCGCCCGCCGCGCCGAGGGTTTCGGCGTTGGCGAACTGGTCGGCCCCCTGGGGGAGGATCAGCTGTGGGGCGCCGACGGCGAGCGCGCCGAGGGTGGTGCCGCTGCCGCCGTGGTGCACGACAGCGTCGACGTGCGGCAAGAGTTCCGCTTGCGGTATCCACTCCCGGACGGTGACGTCGTCGGGCAAGACGCCGAGGTGATCCGGGCGGACCCGTCCCGAGGCGACCACCACCCGCGCGTCGAGCGCGGACAACCCTCGGATGGCCGTGGTCAGCAGTTCCGGCGTACCGAAGGCGGTGCCGAGCGTCAGGTAGATCAGTGGTCGAGCGGTTCGCTCGAGACGCCAGGGGGCCGGTTCGGAATAGGGCACGGGGCGCAGTTCGATGCGCTCGGCCGTCGCCAGGAAGGTCTTGTCCTGTAAGGACGGTGGGCAGATGTCGAGATGGGGCCGGTCGGGGAGGCCCGCCGCCGGTGTGGGCCGCTGGAGTCCGATCCCCTCGGGGAACAAGCGGCCGAATCCGTGCCAGAGGGCGGGAACGCCGGCGCGCTGCGCGGCGATGGCCGCTCCCGGTTGCCCCCATTCGTGGACGACGAGGTCCGGCCTCAGCCGTGCCAGTTCCGGTTCGAGGTCCTCGGCGTAGATCTCGTAGAACGAATCCGCGGGGCGAAAGGGCCGGAGCCCGTTTTCGAGCAGGGGAGCGTGGACGTTCTCGCCGACGGCGAAACGCACTTCGTGCCCGGCGTCCCTGGCGGCGATCGCGAGTGGGATCAGCGGGTACGTGTGGCCGATCGACGCGAGGCTGGTGAAGAGAACACGCATGAGATCAGGTCCCGGGGTCGGAGGGGCTAAGTCAGATGTGGCGGGCTCTTCGGGGATGTCTTCACGGACACCCGAACACACCGGCGGTCACAGTGAGGTCGCGTGAAGGGCTCCAGCGCGGAGACGTGACCACGCCACGTTGCCCTTCCCTCAACAGAATGGTTATATCAGATGTTCATGACATCTGAATGGGGCCGGTATTCTGCGCTCGGCAGGCGCGGTGACGGTGGGGACGAAGGGAAGCGATGGTCCGGCTCAGCAGGGCGCAGCTGCAGGAACACAACCGGGCCAAGGTCCTGGCCGCGGCCAGGGAAGAGCTCGTCGAGCGGGGCTTCCGTGACGCCAAGATCGACCGGATCGCCGAGCGTGCCGAGCTGACCCGGGGGGCGGTCTACTCCAACTTCCCGAGCAAACGCGCCCTCTACTTCGCCGTCCTGGTCCAGGAAGCCGAGGAGGCCTCCGGTCGACAGGGTGGGCCGCTCGCCGAGACGGCCGAAGCCGTACTGGGAGCCTTCGCGCGCGCCTGGATCGCCCGGCTCCCGCTGACCACTGACGAGCGACGCAGCGCGAGCAGGCTGCGCAGGGACCTCCTGCCCGAGATCGTGTCCGACGATCAGGTCAGCAGGCCGTTCTCACAACTGACGAGCCTCAGTGCGATCCTGTTAGGACTGTGCTTGGAACAGCTGCCGTCCTCGAAACGGAACGAAGCCCGTATGGTCCAGGTGGCCGAGATCGCCTTGACCACTTTGCACGGTGCGGGCCAGCTCGCCGCGGCCGCTCCCGGCTTCGGGGAACCCTTCGCCATCGTCCGCGCCTGTGAACGACTCGCCGAGCTCGACCTCGACGACAGGTGGGAGCCCGCCTACCTGCCCCACGTCTCGCCCGCCCGGCCCGCCGACGAGCAGTGGGCGCCGCCTGTCGTGACCGACGCGCTCCGCGGGGAGCCTGCCGACCTGGACCGAGACGGAGTTCTCGCCGTACTGGGCCTGCATCGGCTCGCCGCCATCGAGGAGGCACTGCGCGCCGCGCCGTCCGCCGACGCGGTCACCGCTGTGCTGGTCACCGGCGATCCCGGTGAACTCGGCCCCCTCGCCCGGTTGGGCATCGCCGACCTGCGCGACGGTCTCGCGTCCGCCGTCGCGCCCTCGGCGTGGCCACGGCTGCGGATCGTCCACGACGAATCCGGGGAACTCGCCGCGGCCGTGGGAGTCTCCGCCGTCAGCGACGCCACCGAAGCGGCCGTGCGCATCCGGAACGGCCGGATCATCGCCCGCGCCGAGGGCTACGGCGCCTGCCACGCCGCCACTTCCGCGTGAACCCTTCACAGCCGTCATACCGGTGGTCCGGTTGGCTACCTTCACGAACGGCTGTGCCACCGACCACTACGGTCACATCCGGACGCAAGAACGCAAGCGGTGAACACAGGAGGCACGAGTGACCGAGCCCGGCTACGCCGACGGCGCGCAGCAGCAGCCCGGAACGCCGGCGCGGGACGCCCAGTTGCTGGAGCGGACCGTGTTCGAGGTCAAGCGGATCATCGTCGGCCAGGACAGGCTGGTCGAACGGATGCTGGTCGGCCTGCTGGCCAGGGGCCATCTCCTGCTCGAAGGCGTTCCCGGTGTCGCGAAGACCCTCGCCGTCGAGACCTTCGCGCGAGTGGTCGGCGGCTCGTTCTCGCGGGTGCAGTTCACCCCGGACCTGGTTCCCGCCGACATCCTCGGCACCCGGATCTACCGCCAGGGCGCCGAGCGGTTCGACGTCGAACTCGGCCCTGTGGTGGCGAACTTCGTGCTCGCCGACGAGATCAACCGCGCGCCCGCGAAGGTGCAGTCGGCGATGCTCGAGGTGATGGCCGAGCGGCACGTGTCGATCGGCGGCCAGACGTTCCCGATGCCGGACCCGTTCCTCGTGCTCGCCACGCAGAACCCGATCGAGAACGAGGGTGTGTACCCGCTGCCCGAGGCGCAGCGCGACCGGTTCCTGTTCAAGATCGTCGTCGAGTACCCGACAGCCGAGGAAGAGCGGGAGATCATCTACCGGATGGGTGTCACCGCGCCCACTCCGCAAGAGGTGCTGAGCCCCGGCGAGCTGGTCCGGCTGCAGAACGTCGCCTCGCAGGTGTTCGTGCACCACGCGCTGGTCGACTACGTCGTCCGTCTCGTGCTCACCACCCGTACGCCGAACGACCACGGCCTCGCCGACGTCGCGGGCTGGGTGTCCTATGGCGCCTCGCCGCGTGCGAGCCTCGGCATCATCGCCGCTTCCCGGGCGCTGGCGCTGGTCCGCGGCCGGGACTACGTGCTGCCGCAGGACGTCGTCGACGTCGTTCCCGACGTGCTGCGTCACCGGCTCGTGCTGTCCTACGACGCGCTGGCCGACGGCGTGCCCATCGACCACATCATCACGCGGGTGCTCCAGACCGTGCCGCTGCCGCAGGTCTCGGCCCGTCCGCAGGGCGGATCCGGGCAGGGCGGCCCGGTTCCGGCCGGCGCACCCGTCAGGTAGGAACTGTCGGCGGAGCTGAAGATGGACCTGGAAAGGCGACCAGCGCGACGGCTGTCGACGTCGATCGCGGTCGCGGGTTCACCACTAGACGGTAGGACAAGAGCGTGAAGAACGAGAAGGGCGAACGTCCTTCCTGGGCACCGCCGGTACTCCGCGGGGAGCGGATGGAGGCGGGCCTGCGCACCCTCGAACTCGACGTGCGCCGCCGTCTCGACGGTCTGCTGCAGGGAAACCATCTCGGTCTGGTGCCGGGTCCCGGTTCGGAACCGGGGGAGGCCCGGCCGTACCAGCCCGGTGACGACGTCCGCCGGATGGACTGGGCGGTCACCGCCCGGACGACGAGCCCGCACATCCGGGAGACCGTCGCCGACCGCGAGCTGGAGACGTGGCTGGTGGCGGACGTGTCCGCGAGCCTCGACTTCGGCACCGCGCTGTGCGAGAAGCGTGACCTGGTCGTCTGCGCGACGGCCGCGGTCGCCCATCTGACCGGCGGGGGCGGCAACCGGATCGGCGCGCTCGTCTCCAACGGGGCGGGCAGTATCACCCGCATCCCGGCGCGCGGCGGCCTTCCGCACGCGCGGGGGTTGGTCCGCAAACTCGCCGAGACCCCGCGTGCCGAGGAAGGTGTCCGCGGGGATCTGGCCGCGGCACTGGAAAAACTGCGTCGTCCGCCGCGCCGTCGCGGGCTCGCCGTGGTGATCTCCGATTTCCTCGGTGACACCGAATGGCAGCGTCCGTTGCGCGCGCTCGGCGGTCACCACGACCTCATCGCCATCGAAGTCCTCGACCCGCGCGACATCGACCTGCCCGACGTGGGCACCGTCGTGCTGGCCGACCCGGAGACAGGGAAACAGCGCGAAGTGCACGCTTCGGCCTTGCTGCGCAAGGAATTCGGCGCCGCGGCGCATGCTCACCGGCAGGAGGTCGCGGCCGCGCTGCGGCGGGCCGGTGCCGCGCATCTGGTGCTGCGCACCGATTCGGACTGGATCGCGGACATGGTCCGGTTCGTGGTGGCCCGTAAACGCCGCTGGTCCGGTGGTGTCGCGTGAGCTTGACCGGATTCGCCTCGCCGTGGTGGTTCCTGCTGCTGCTGGCCGTGATCGCCGTGGCCGTGGGCTACGTGCTCTCCCAGCGCGCGCGGCGCAAGCGCACGATGCGGTTCGCCAACCTGGAACTGCTGGACAAGGTCGCGCCGAAGAGTCAGGGGTGGGTGCGGCACGTTCCCGCGATCCTGATCGTCCTCTCGCTGCTGGTGCTCACCGTCGCGCTCGCCGGGCCGACGGCCGAGCAGAAGGTGCCCCGCAACCGGGCCACCGTGATGCTGGTGATCGACACCTCGCTGTCGATGGAGGCGACCGACGTCGCCCCGACCCGGCTCAAGGCGGCTCAGGAGTCGGCGCGCTCGTTCGCGCAGAACATGACGCCGGGGGTGAACCTCGGGTTGATCTCGTTCGCGGGGACGGCGACCGTGCTGGTCGCGCCGACCACCGACCGCGGTGGTGTGGTGAAGGCGATCGACAACCTCAAGCTGGCGCAGTCGACGGCCACCGGTGAGGGGATCTTCGCCGCGTTGCAGTCGATCGAGAGCTTCTCGGCGATCGTCGGTGGCGCGGAAGGTCCGCCGCCCGCCCGGATCGTCCTGATGAGTGACGGCAAGCAGACCGTCCCGGACGATCTGTACGCACCGCGCGGTGGCTACACGGCCGCGCAGGCCGCGAAGCAGGCCCAGGTGCCGATCTCGTCGATCTCGTTCGGGACCACGCACGGCTCGGTCGACATCGACGGCAAACCGCAGGACGTGAAGGTCGACGACGAATCGCTGGAGGAGATCGCCCGGCTTTCCGGCGGCGACTTCTACAAGGCGGCGAGTGCGGACGAGCTGAAACGCGTGTACGACGACCTCGGCGAGCAGATCGGGTACGAGCTGAAGGACGCCGACGCGAGCAGGCCTTGGGTCATCATCGGGACGCTGGTGCTGATGATCGGCGCCGCCGCGTCGCTCTTCTTGGGGCAACGCCTGCCGTAGCGGGTTCGGCTACCGGGTGACCACCGCGTCCCCGGTGGCGGGCCAGCGCACCGCGTGCACCTGGCCGGCGCCGTTGTCGGACGAGCCCACGATGTCGCCGACGGCGTTGATGCCGTTGGCCTTGGTCCGGTGTCCGCCGGGCAGCGACGGCAGTTCCGTCACCGTCCCGTCCGGGGCCCAGCGCAGCGCCTGTCCCGGGGCTCCGGCGACCCCGGCTTCGTACGAACCCGACACGACCCCGGTGTCGCTGATCCCGGTCGCCTCGCCGCGGTACGTGCCGTCGGGGATGGACAGCTCGGTGATCCGGTCGTCGGGGCCCCACCGGACGGCGTGATCCCCGGAGTGGCCGACGACGTCGCCACGATCGTTGAGCGCGACGGCGTAGGTGTACTTCTCGCCGGGCAAGCCCGGCAGCTCGGTCACCGTCCCGTCCGGGGCCCAGCGGACCGCGTGCCTGCCGGTCTCGTCGCGGGGGTCGGAGCTTCCGACGATCACCCCGCGGTTGTTGATCGCCTTCGCGGTGCCACTGTCGTGACCGGGCAGGAGGGGCAAGAGGCTCGGCGTGCCGTCCGAGGCCCACCTCGTCGGCTGCAAGTTGCCGCGCCGGGAACGCGCGCTGCCGACGATCACCCCGCTGTCGTTGATCCCCCAGGCCAGCGAGCGATACGTGTGGTACTCCGGCTCCTTGAGGGCGGTCAGGGTCCCGTCCCGGTCCCACCGGATCGCGTGGTCCTTGCTCAGCTTCCTGTCGTCAGTACCCACGATGACGCCGTGAGCGTTGATGGCGTTGGCCTTCGGGGTGTTCGAGTCGGGGGAGAGGTCGGTGAGGACACCGCCCGGTGTCCAGGTGACGGGATGCGGCATGCCGTCCGGCGGGAGGGACTGGCCGATGGCCTGTCCGTGGACGTTGATCGCGGAAGCCTCCGCGCGGTCGCCGCCGGGGAACGAACGGCTCAGATCGGTGGCCTTGCCCGGCGCTGTCCACCGCGCGGCGTGCCGTCCGCGCGCGGAGGTCAGTTCGGAGGCGCCGACCACGACGCCGAGGGAGTTGATCGCCGTACCCGCGCTCTGGTCGTGTCCCGTCAGGGTGCCGAGGCCGGTGATCGTGCCCTGGGCGTCCCACACCACCGCGGAGTGGCGGCCGCTCCCGACGCCGGAGAGGCCGGTGACGACGCCGGAGTCGTTGATCGCCTTGGCGTTGCCGACCGGGTCCTCGGGGCGGAGGGAAGGCAGGGCGGTGACGGTGCCGTTCGCGGCCCAGCGCACCGGGTGGACACCGGAACCGCCCACGACGACCCCGGCGCTGTTGACACCTTGGGCCGAGCCGCGGTCGTCGCCGGGAAGCAGGGGCAACCGGACGACCGTGCCGTCAGGGTTCCAGCGCACGGCCTTTTCCCCGGAGGTCCCGACGATCACGCCCGCGTCGTTGCTCGCCGTGGCCGCCGACTTGGTGTCGCCCGGTGCCAAGGGAAGCAACGTCATGACGCCCTTCGCGTCCCACCTCGCCGCGCGTTCGACCGGCGGGCTGCCGATCGCGACGGTGCCTGCCACGACGCCCGCGGTGTTGACCGCGGTGGCCTCCGAGTGCCCGTAGCGGTCCGGCGAGCTCAACTCGGTGAACGAGCCGTCCGGACGCCAGAGCACCGGCCGTCGGACGGAGAGGTCGTCATAGGCCGAACCGGCGATGAACCCCTTGGCGTTGATCGCCCGTGCTTCTGTCATGCGATACGTGCTCGGCACCGCGAGCGGGACCACCGCGCCGTCGGCGTTCCAGCGCGCGGCGATCGCCCCGCCGGCGGCGGTGCTGTAGACGCCGGCCATGGTGCCGTCGTCGTTGATCGCGGTGGCGCGACTGTCGCTGTCGACCGGGAAAGCGCCGAGGTCGACGACCGGCACCGAAGCCCCCGCCGCCTCCTGCGCGCCGCCGAGCAAAAGGACCGAGACAAACCCGCACAGCAAGAACTTTCCCCGCATCACGTGAACCCCTCCCGATTCGCCCGAGTCGGAGTATGGCGAAACGCGGGCGGCGGCGGGAACCGCTGATCGGACGCGGGCACACTCGTCCGCTCGTATTTCGTGCGAGGTCTCAAAAATCCTTTGTGGATATGCGAAACCGGCTGTCCACAAAGGATCAGGGGGCGGCGAAGCCGTTCTGCCGCCAAGCCTCGTAGACGCTGATCGCCGCCGTGTTCGAGAGGTTCAGCGACCGGCTCGACGGCAGCATCGGCAGCCGGACCCGATCGGTCACCTGAGGAGCCTCCTGGACCTCGGGAGGCAGCCCCGCCGACTCCGGGCCGAACATCAGCACGTCACCGGGCTCGTACGCGACGTCGGTGTGCAGCCGCGTCGCGGAAGCGCTGAACGCGTAGACCCGGGCGGGCAGCAAAGCGGCCCAAGCCGCGTCGAGGTCCGCGTGGACGTGGACGCGCGCGAGGTCGTGGTAGTCGAGCCCGGCCCGCCGCAGCTGCTTGTCCTCCAGTGTGAAACCGAGCGGTTCCACCAGGTGGAGCTCACAACCGGTGTTCGCGGTCAAGCGGATCGCGTTACCCGTGTTGGGTGGGATTTCGGGGCGGTAGAAAAGGATGCGGAACACGAGGGTTGATCGTCTTTCGTTCACGGGCGCTTCGCCTGAGGGCGGCCGGGAGGCCATGTACGCGGACGAGCATGAGGCCGCCCGTGACCATCCCACCACAGGAGGGCTTCATGCCTTCGCTCCCTCACCCCCTGTCGCGGCGTCGCTTCCTCGGATATGGCTCCGCCGGCGCGGCCGCCGTCCTGCTGGGGACCGGTGCCTGGAACGCGGCCGGCGCGATGCCGCTCGCTCGCGGTGCCGGCGACCCGTTCACCCTCGGCGTCGCTTCGGGTGACCCGTTGCCCGGCGGCGTCG contains these protein-coding regions:
- a CDS encoding DUF58 domain-containing protein, with protein sequence MEAGLRTLELDVRRRLDGLLQGNHLGLVPGPGSEPGEARPYQPGDDVRRMDWAVTARTTSPHIRETVADRELETWLVADVSASLDFGTALCEKRDLVVCATAAVAHLTGGGGNRIGALVSNGAGSITRIPARGGLPHARGLVRKLAETPRAEEGVRGDLAAALEKLRRPPRRRGLAVVISDFLGDTEWQRPLRALGGHHDLIAIEVLDPRDIDLPDVGTVVLADPETGKQREVHASALLRKEFGAAAHAHRQEVAAALRRAGAAHLVLRTDSDWIADMVRFVVARKRRWSGGVA
- a CDS encoding VWA domain-containing protein, translated to MSLTGFASPWWFLLLLAVIAVAVGYVLSQRARRKRTMRFANLELLDKVAPKSQGWVRHVPAILIVLSLLVLTVALAGPTAEQKVPRNRATVMLVIDTSLSMEATDVAPTRLKAAQESARSFAQNMTPGVNLGLISFAGTATVLVAPTTDRGGVVKAIDNLKLAQSTATGEGIFAALQSIESFSAIVGGAEGPPPARIVLMSDGKQTVPDDLYAPRGGYTAAQAAKQAQVPISSISFGTTHGSVDIDGKPQDVKVDDESLEEIARLSGGDFYKAASADELKRVYDDLGEQIGYELKDADASRPWVIIGTLVLMIGAAASLFLGQRLP
- a CDS encoding TrmH family RNA methyltransferase; this encodes MFRILFYRPEIPPNTGNAIRLTANTGCELHLVEPLGFTLEDKQLRRAGLDYHDLARVHVHADLDAAWAALLPARVYAFSASATRLHTDVAYEPGDVLMFGPESAGLPPEVQEAPQVTDRVRLPMLPSSRSLNLSNTAAISVYEAWRQNGFAAP